Genomic window (Accipiter gentilis chromosome 7, bAccGen1.1, whole genome shotgun sequence):
AATGCTCTGGGTGATGAAATCCCCTCCAGCTCTATGTAATCctctcgccgccccccccccctccatccacACGCTGTCCCTCCATCTCTACACTGCCCGTTCCATCCCCACGCTGTCGCTTCCATCCCCAAGCTGTCGTTTCCATCCCCACACTGTCCCTTCTATTCCCAcactgtcccctccatccccacactgTCATTTCCATCCCCACACTGTCCCTTCTATTCCCACACTGTCCCTCCAACCCCACGCTATCCCCTCCATCCCcatgctgtcccctccatccccacactaTCCTTTCCATCCCCACGCTATCCCTTCTATTCCCAcactgtcccctccatccccacactgTCCCTTCTATCGCCACACTGCCCCTCCATCCGCACACTATCCCTTCCAGCCCCACACTGTCCCTTCTATCCCCACACCGTCCCTTCATCCCCACTCTGCCATTTCCATCCCCACActatcccctccatccccacactaTCCCTTCTATCCCCACACCGTCCCTTCATCCCCACTCTGCCATTTCCATCCCCACActatcccctccatccccacactaTCCCTTCCATCCACAcactgtcccctccatccccacgctatcccctccatccccacgctgtcccctccatccccacactaTCCCTTCCATCCGCACACTGTCCCTTCTATCCCCACACCGTCCCTTCATCCCCACGCTGCCATTTCCATCCTCACActaccccctccatccccacactgtcccctccatccccacactatcccctccatccccacactatcccctccatccccacgctgtccccctccatccccacgctgtcccctccatccccacactgTCATTTCCATCCCCACACTGTCCCTTCTATTCCCACACTGTCCCTCCAACCCCACGCTATCCCCTCCATCCCcatgctgtcccctccatccccacactaTCCTTTCCATCCCCACGCTATCCCTTCTATTCCCAcactgtcccctccatccccacactgTCCCTTCTATCGCCACACTGCCCCTCCATCCGCACACTATCCCTTCCAGCCCCACACTGTCCCTTCTATCCCCACACCGTCCCTTCATCCCCACTCTGCCATTTCCATCCCCACActatcccctccatccccacactaTCCCTTCTATCCTCACACCGTCCCTTCATCCCCACTCTGCCATTTCCATCCCCACACtatccccctccatccccacactgtcccctccatccccacgctGTCCCTTCCATCCCCACGCTGTCCCTTCCATCCCCACACTGTCCCTTCTATCCCCATACCGTCCCTTCATCCCCACGCTGCCATTTCCATCCTCACActaccccctccatccccacgctgtcccctccatccccacactaccccctccatccccacgctgtcccctccatccccacactaccccctccatccccacgctgtcccctccatccccacactaccccctccatccccacgctgtcccctccatccccacactaTCCCCTTCCATCCCCACGCTGTCCCTTCTATCCCCACACCGTCCCTCCATCCCCACGCTGCCATTTCCATCCCCAcgctgtcccctccatccccacgcCGTCCCTCCATCCCCACGCTGCCCCCCCATCCCCGCACCACCCCAGGACAACAAAGTGACCCCCCCCACCATTCCCCCATCCCCacgctcccccgcccccccccctccccatccccgcaccgcctccccgctccccgcggccGAGCGCCGCCCCGCGGGGGATGATGTaacccccccccgtcccccgcccgccgccgccgccgccgccgccgctgctgccgccgccccggccccggccctcccggccctccctcccctcccctccctccctccctccctccctcacgcACACGCCGCGGCACTCGGCGGCGAGCGGCGGGCGCAGCCATGTGCCCCTGCGCGCTGCACGGCGgcccccccgctccctgcccctgcagccccggccgcgccgcccggcccTCGGCCGCCGCCCGCCTGGTCGCCGCCCGCCTGCGCCGCCTGGGCGATGAGCTGGAGCAGCGGGCGGCGCGGCGAAAggcgcggggccgcggccccTCGGCCGGCCGCCGCCTGGCCGCCGTGGTGTGCCTGCTGTGCGCCCTCACGCCCGCGGCAGCGCTGGCCTGGCTGATCCGCAGGAGGAGCCTCTAGGCGAGAGGGGCGCTGGCCGGAGCGGGGAGCAGGCGGGACGCGCAACAGGTCGGCACCGCGccccgggggggacgggggggggggggggacggacggacggacgacgACGACGGGACACGGAGGGGGCTGGGCGGCCGCCGGGGCTCGGCACGGGTGGgtccgggacgggacgggatggggcaggggtgggtgctgcCGCACGGTGCCGCCGCGGCGGGATCcgaccccggggaggggggggggggggtgtccggctGGGTCCGGGGCAGGCTCCGGCGGCGGGGGCTCGGGCCGGAGCAGCGCGCTGTCCGCGGTACTCGCCGGGCTGCGGCGGCTGATGGCGGCTGCGGCGGCGCACGGAGCCCCGGGCTGCCCGGTACCGGCGCTGCCAGATCGCACCGACCTgtcctctcccccctctccctctctttctccctttccctctccctctcgtctccaccttcccctttcccaggacTCCCCAAACACCCCCTTTGCCCCTTCCCCAAACTTTTATGGCTTCCAGCCCTGTGCCTCCCCTCGTCCCGGGTCATCCGTGCTCTCCTGGGGCAATTTCAGCTCCGTGCCCGCACCGGGTGAGCCCGTGGCCCCGGTGGGCCGGCAGCGGCAGGGCAGCTCAGGGGGATCGGAGCAGATCCCACGTCACCCCGACTGCCAGCCCTGGGAGATGGGGGATGCTTGCCCCGCACACCCATGCCGGCCAAGCCTCCAGCCTTCTCGTGAGTGGAGGAACTTCCCCTGTGCCCTGCCATCCCCCGGTGGGCTTTAGACCCACGGGTGCTGCAGGGCACCCATCGCTAAGGTCCCTGCGTGGTGGGATGTCCCCCCACTGGACCATCCAGCGGGGCAGCCTGGGACTTTGGCCAGCTGTGCCTGGCTCTGTGTTTTGGATAATAGCTTGCCCAGTGCCAGAGGCTTTCTCCAGGGGGGGTCCCAAGCCAGCAGCCAGGGAAAAGCATCCAAGCACAGTTACTGCTGGTTCCTAGAGCCCCCACAGCGCTCCAGAGCCACCGAGTAAACCAGCAGCAGGGCAATGGGATGCACCTGGTCCTGTAACCCTCCTTGTCGTCCTGGTGACACCTCCTGGGCTGGTTGGGGGTACCTCTGCACCCTCAGCCCTGGGAGCACGCAGGGATACTGAGCGTATGTGGGGTCACCTCGGGGATTTTGGGTGCTCTGAAGTGCTCTTTGGGACATGGATTTCTCCCCACAGACGTGAGGAGCAAGGGCTCCTATTTGGGGTTCTTTAAATTGTATCTATGAATGTCCCCCCATGTCTATCCATGTTCAGGGCTAAGTGCATGTCTAACTTTCAGCATGTGCTCATCTCCCACCAGCTCAGATAGGGTTTAGACAAGAGCTTAAAATCAGTCGAAAAATGCCACCAGTATTGGGCTGACCTTGTAGAATTTCAGCCTGACTGGGCTGTTTGCAACTCTTGGGCCAGACCTTGGCTGTCAGGAATGAGGTCTTACGTTGCAAAATGT
Coding sequences:
- the HRK gene encoding activator of apoptosis harakiri; this encodes MCPCALHGGPPAPCPCSPGRAARPSAAARLVAARLRRLGDELEQRAARRKARGRGPSAGRRLAAVVCLLCALTPAAALAWLIRRRSL